The following DNA comes from Spirulina major PCC 6313.
AGCTAAAACCTTTAGTTTTCAAAACTTAGGCGCACCCAGTCAACGATTGTGCGAAGTTTTACCGGACTTGCCCCACGACATTGCCCCTAAACGTAAATTTGATCCTCATGTTTTATTTGGTCATACCATTCCGGCTGCCCGTGGGCGGTTCCAGTTTCCCGATCAGCTCAATGACTTTTTCCTGTTTAGCGATGTACGAGATGGCCATACAACAATTCACTCTTGGGATTTAATCGAAACCACAGCCAAGGAAAAAATGATCTGTTTGGCATTGCTCCAAAATCGCCGCAAAAAGAAATATGGTGCTAAAGATGGGAATCCTCTTGCCCTGGAGCATTTTCAATCTTTAATCTCTGATATCAACTCACAAGATTTAGAACAATTAGTCACCAAGAAAATTCTCCGCCCCGTTCAAGATCGGTTTGATTTTGTGAATTCGCGCATCTCCACCGGAATTGATGGCGTTGCACGAATTTTTCTGCCCCGTGCCCAAGCGATCGGTACATTAACAGCCCGTGGCTCTAAGGATTTTGTCGCGACTCAGATCCTCCCAGAGTGTGAGCCGCCACAATTTAAGCAGAATTTTATTGACCATATTTATCGCGATCGCCACTTTCGGAGCCTCACGCCCCATGATTATTTACTCTGTCAAGGGTTTCCAGAAACGTTTCAAATGCATCCAAATCCTGCGATCGCAGAAAAACAGTTTGGTAACGCGGTTTCTGTGCCGGTCGTCTATCAAGTCGCTAGGACAATCCTTCAGTGTTTGTATCCATAAAAAACTCCAATCCTCTCAAAGTCAAGATTCAAGGTGTGATTCTCAGTACAGGACAAAAGTTGAAGGAATATCGATTTTGATGGAGTGGGAGCATTCTGCTCCCTATTTTGCTACAAAATCATCAGGGTTTCAGCCCAAACCAGATTTTTTTGTCCTGTACTCAAGGTGTGATTACACACATGATGGAAGGAGTGTTGCAAAATGTGGCACGAAATCCGTACTGGCAACAAGAACTTCAGTTCATTTTGAAGGGTCGGGGTAAAATGATCCCGATTCAGGTGACTTGTGATCTCTGGCTTAGGCGGGGGCAAGACATTGTCACGTTTGAGTTAAAAGCACCACTGCCCAACAGTGACCAAACCAAAGTCACTAAGGAGAAACTTTTTAAGCTCTATGGGATTGATCAAACGCCGATTACGTCCGCCTTTTTTGCTTTACCCTATAATCCCTACGGGACGAGAGAAAATTATGCTTGGTCAATGCCCAAACGCTGGTTTGATATGTCTCATGATCCGGTGATTTTGATGGGGTCGGAATTTTGGGACTATATCGGTGGCACAGGCTGTTATGACGTTTTAATCACCGCAGTTGAAGAGTTGGGCGATCGCTACAAAACCCGGATTTATCACGACATTCTTAAACGAAACCCCCCATAGCTCCAATCCTTGCCCCATCGTAGTCCAGACCGCCAACCTGTGAATGCCGATCTCTGGAGCAGAATCCGGTAGATTGGGAACAGATTTCCCCTCAATCCCAAAGAAGACGATGGCACAAACAAAACCGACCATTCTTGTCACTGGTGGCGCTGGCTACATTGGCTCCCATGCAGTGCTCGCCTTGCAGCAGGCGGGGTATGGGGTTGTCGTTCTCGATAATCTCGTCTATGGTCATCGGGAGATTGTTGAAGAGACCCTCGGTGGTGAATTGATTGTGGGGGACACTTGCGATCGCGCCCTGTTGGATCGGTTATTTCAAGACCATGCGATCGCCGCCGTCATCCACTTCGCCGCCTATGCCTACGTGGGCGAATCCGTCACCGACCCCGCCAAATACTACCAAAACAATGTTTTTGGAACCCTCACCCTCCTTGATGCGATGCGGGCCGCAGGAATCAAAACCTTCGTTTTCTCCTCCACCTGCGCCACCTACGGCATTCCCGAAATTCTCCCCATCCCCGAAACCCACCCCCAACACCCGATCAACCCCTACGGCCAAACAAAATTAATGGTCGAAGCGATCCTCGATGACTACGATCGCGCCTATGAATTTCGTTCTGTGCGGTTCCGCTACTTCAACGCCGCCGGAGCCGACCCTGAGGGCCGCCTCGGTGAAGACCACGACCCCGAAACCCACCTGATCCCCCTCACCCTTGATGCAGCCCTCGGTCGTCGTGACGCGATCTCTATTTTCGGCACCGACTACCCCACCCCCGACGGCACCTGCATCCGGGACTACATCCACGTCACCGACCTCGCCACCGCCCATGTCCTCGGCTTGGAATACCTCCTCAACGGCGGCAAAACCAATGTGTTCAACCTCGGCAATGGTAGCGGTTTTTCCGTGCGCGAGGTGATCCAAACCGTTAAGGAGGTGACCGGGCGCGAGTTTGCCGTGATTGAACAGGAACGCCGCCCCGGAGATCCCCCCTCCCTCGTGGGCAGTTGCGCCAAAGCCCAACAAACCCTGCAATGGCAACCCCAGTACGGCGACCTTGAAACCATCGTCCGTCACGCTTGGCGGTGGCATCAACAGTGCCACAGCTAACCCTAACTTGGTTACTGCTATCCATACAGCGCACCCTGAGGGTCGTCGTTGGTGAAACCTCCCGTTAGGGATTAGGGTAAGCGGCCGGGCTTCGACGACCCTCAGCCCTCCACCCCGTGGGGATTGCTGGGGGTTACGATTCCAGGCCCGTGATCGTCAGGTCGGGAGGATATTCCACGGAAAACTGATAGGTAATTTCTTGGGAGGTGGTGGGAAGAAGTTCCAATTCCCAGGTGAGAAAGCCTGTTTCATCGGGGTCTACTTTGGGTTTGACGCGGTTGAGTTGGACTTTGAGTTTGTCGTTGCGGCTGACGGGGAGTTGGTCGGTGAGGTGAATCTGTTGGGGGTGGGGGGCGGTGTTGGTGAGGGTGAGGGTGTAGGTGTAGGTGATGCGGCGACGGTTGCCGATCAGGTTTTTGTCTACTTTGCGATCGCTCAATGTCCGCTGAATCTCCACGGTGGGATCAACGCCAAACTGTAACGGCAAGGTTTCCCCTGGGGCAACTGCTGCGATCGCCGCCGTCCCGATAAACATCGCATCTCGAAATAAATTCCCATTACCGGCCAACAGGGGCACATGGTCGGGCGGATTGATCGCCGTCAGGGCGATATAGACCTGATCACTGAGGGGGGGCAGGGCGATTAAATGCCAGGTGACATCGAGATCCGCATTGAGGATGGTGACGGTTTCCGCAAGGCCGGTGCTGGGGATGGTGGCTGTGCCCTGAATCCCTAGGGTGACCTTTGTGATGCCCTCGACCTCTTCTAATTCTGGTAAATGAGCGGGGCCATCGGTGGGGGGTCTGGGCTTGAGTTCTTGGGTGGCGGCTTGGTAGCGCGATCGCCCCGATCGCAAATTCACAAAAGGATTCAAGGGTAAATCCACATACCACGGCTCCAGACTGGGTAATTGAGAATCGGGGTAGGGGTGGGCCGTGGAGAGGGTCAGGGCCACATCGGGCCAGGGTTCGCCGGTATTTTGTTGCACTTTGGCGAGATAACTGAGGTTGAGATGGGGGTTTTGGCTATCCCAGCGCAGGTCATAGCAGGGCTGCCACGACACTTGATCAATGCGATAGCTCACCTCAAGGTGATAGTCCCCACTGCCGAAGGGATCGACAGTGAGCCACAGTTGCAAAGATTCCGGCGGGGGGGCGATTTGGTGCTGTTGGAGACGCTGGCGGAGGTCGTGGAGTTGCTCGTCTAGGGTGCGATCGCCCTCGTCCAACTCCGTCAATTCCATCTGTCCCGCTAAATACTGCTCCCGAAAAAACGTCAGCACCCGTTCCGTTTTCACCAGGCTGACATTCTCTTGGGCCAACTCCTGGGCAAAGGTTCCCGCGCTCTGTTCACTGAGGTTTTGGAGGAATCGCCGTTGCAGTTGTAGGGCTTCGCGTTCGGCTTGGTGTTGGCGCTTTTGGGCTTCGAGGGCTTGGATTTGGGCGGTGAGGGCTGCGGCGGCATCGGAATCGGGTAGCGCGGGGGTGATCCGATGCAGTTCGACCCCCAAGAGCAATACCTCGGCACTGCCGTGACCTGTCACGGTGATTGAGTCTGGATCAAGGCGAGTGGGGAGATTGGGAACGATCAAAATTCGTTCAGTGCCCGTTAAGGCGATCGCCCCTTGGCGCGTCACTTGGGCACAGTCTGGATAGACCGTCACATGACGAATCTGAGTCAGCACAGGATAATTCATCGCCGTCCCCTAAAAGCTTTCACCGGCCACTATCTCCAATTGTTCCTCAAAATATGCTTCGCGATGACCGAGGCGGTTGGCAATCTCTAGCCCGGCTTGGAGCGCACTCAAGGCCTGGGGGTAGTTTTTCAGTTCTCGGTATAACTGGGCCATCCGGTCATAGGTTTGCATCATGGTGTATTGATCATAGGCGTATTGGGCGGCCTTGAGTTGTTCGCGGTAGAGGGCGATCGCTTCATTGAGTTGGCCGTAGTCGGTGTAGAGGGCTGCTAGGGTTTCCAGGGCTTCGCTGGCGTAGGCGTATTGCTGTGCCGCCCAAGCGAGGGTGAAGGCCTGTTGATAGAATTCGCTCGCCTGTTCCCCGTCACCTAGGGCGGCGTAGTTTCGAGCAATGGACAGGCGCAGGGGGGCGAGTTTTTGGACGAAGAGGGGTTTGGCGAGATAGGCCGTAAAGAGGTCTTCTTTGGTGGCGATCGCCTCTGTCCATTGGTCGGTTTCATCATAGAGGCGGGCCAATTCTTCGAGGTACACCTGTTCATTGGCCAGATCCGCCTGCGATCGCGCCCCGGTGAGCAGGTCTTGATAGATGGCGATCGCCTCGGAGAACTTAAACCAATCCCGATGCAACCGCGCCACATTTTCCAACACCGGCTGCCGCTCGTCAAAATCCGCCCCCAACGTTGCCAACTGATAGCGATACATCAACACCGCCTGGGGGTACGATCGCACCGCCTCGTAGGCCTCGGCCAGGGGTTGGATCAGGGGCGAAGTGAGATCCGGCGGTGTGGGGGGCGGCTCATCGCGATCGCGTTCGGCATCGGGATCGATGGGGTCAAGATTCGCCTCGGTTTGAATCGTGCTCAGACGTTCGGTAATCGCCGCCACATCCCCGTTGCGGCTCTGTTCCCAAGCGAGGCGACCCACCCGCGTTAGGGCCTCAATTTCCGCCAACGGCCCCAAAAATCGCCGCAGCCGCAATTCCTGAAACCATAGCTCGTAGGCGGTTTCCGGGGCATCGTTATCGAGGGCCACCTGACCCGCTTGGGCCAGGTCATCTAAGGCGGTTTCGAGGGCGATCGCTTCCGCTGCATTCAAGGGGGGCGGGGTAAAATTGGGGTCGCGATCGCGTTTCTTTTTGCGGGCTTCGGTTTGGATCGCCGCGCGAATCCGTTCCGGCAGCAGGGGATCAGCAGTGATCGGTCGTTGGAGGGGATGGATTAATTCGGCTTCCTCGTCCTGCTCTGCTTCGATGGCCGGATCATCACTCTGGGCCCAAGTGGGCGCGATCGCTCCCGGCGCGATCCCTAACCCCAGGATCATCACCCATCCCGCTAATGCCAAACCGCTGTATTGTCGCTGTGCCATCGTTACCTCCTGTCCTGTGATCCGACGCTTAACATGATTCCCAAGGCCAGCCCCCAAATCAGCCCTAAGGCGTGGGCCAAACCGCTCACCTCTGGAATGAGTCCATCGACGACCATTTGCACGGCAATGATTCCTAAAAATAACCGTAAGCGTTGGCGAGCGATCGCGCTGCCCTCCTGCCACCAGCCCCGCACCAAAATCGCCACAATCACCCCCAATAGTCCCATAATCGCCGCCGAAGCCCCCACCAACCGCTGCCACTCGGTGCCCTGCTGAAGCGCGATCGCCGTATACACCATCATCGCCCCCACCCCCGACCCCAAATAGGCCCACAAATATCGCCCCAACCCCAATTTAAGCTCCACAAACGGGCCGAGAACCACCAACCCCAGCATATTGGTCACCAAATGCACCGCCCCATAATGGAGAAAATTCGCCGTGATTAAACGCCACCATTCCCCCTCGCGCACCAGGGCGGGAATCAAAGCCCCCAGACGATCGAGGGCGGCGGTGTTTTGGCTGCCGCCGTGGGTGAGTTCGAGGCCAAAAAAGACCAGATTGATCACCAAGAGGGTATATGTTCCGTAGGCGGGATAGTGTAAATGGCTGATTAAGCCGCGCCCGTAGCGTAGTTCCTCGCTGATCTGGGTTTCGATGCGGCGCAGGGTTTGCCAGGAGGCCGGGGTGAGGCTGGGGGCGAGGGCAGCGGGGGGATGGTGTAATCGCCAGGCGATCGCAGCCTTTAGCGTCGGGTCAGAGGTGCGATCGCGCCACGCCGACAACTTCAGCGCCACCGGTTCCCCCGTCACCCCCAACGCCGTCCACCGCCAAAACTGTTTCATTTCTGCCCGCCCCGCGACCAACCCTTGATCCAACAATTGATTGACCCCCGCCGTCTGCCCCCCAAAGGCCAACGCCATCAACCGCGCCATCTGCAACGGTGCGCAGTGGTTGCCCTGTTTTAAATAGGGTTCGTAGCGCGTCACACTCCACACCAAGCCATTGAGATCCCCCGTTTCCCCCAAGGCCCGTAGAAAGCACAGGATCAACTGGGGGTTGCGGATTAACTCCCGTTCCGGCACATGGACTTGTATCCAGTGCAGCAGGTCATGCCAGCGGGCTTCCATCAACAGCAGCAGGGCGCTGGCATGGCGATTGAAGGGATGATCGGGGCGGCTCTGGGTGTTTAGCATCCGGATTGCCTGGGTGATTTGTCCCTGTTGCCCCACTTCTAACGCCCGCAGAATCACAGGCTGCTCCCACCAACCATCGAGGGGATGGAGCCAGCGAATCACGGTCATGATCCGCCGGGCGATGCGGTACTGGGCTTGGCTGATCCGATGATGAACCTGGGCTAAACCGAAGACCGGCAACAGGATCAAGCTCCCCCACAGTCCCCCGCCGATGAACCCCGCCCACGGGGGAGCCAGGAGACTCAACAGGCTCATGATGCCTAGAATCAGCCCCGCGACGATCGCCCAGCCCCGGTTAGAATGCGATCGCCAGGCTCGGAGCAAAAAGGTGACACAGGAAAAACACACCATCCACACCAAAATTTGATTGAGATCCATGCCCTCGTCCAAAGACTCCCACGGAGTCGATTAACCGCTATCCTACCCCGGTTCTTCACGCCTCGCCGAGGGGCAAGGTGGTGGGCAAGTGGATTGTAAAGGCTGCGCCCTGACCCGGTTGGGAGGTGACGGTAATCTCGCCCTGGTGGGTATCGTGAATGATTTGGTAGCAGATCGACAGACCGAGGCCGGTTCCCTGGCCGATGGGTTTATTGGAAAAGAAGGGGTTAAAGAGGTGGGCTTGGGCCTGTTCATTGATGCCGATACCGTTATCGGCGATCGCAATTTCGAGGGTGTCGGGATCGAATTGACGAGCCGTGAGGGTGATTTGGGGCGCGATCGCCGGCTCCTGCTCCAGACGACTGCGGATCGCGTCGATCGCATTCACCAACAGATGAAAAAAGACTTGATTCAGTTGCGCCGGATAGCAGGCAATCGAGGAGATCGGGTCATACTGTTTCACCACTGTAATCGCGGGTTGATCGTCAGGTTCAAGGCGCGATCGCACCATTTCCAACGTACTTTCTAGCCCCTCCACCACATCCGCCACCTTACACCCCGCCTCATCCAATCGCGAAAAACTCCGCAGCCCCACCACAATTTTCCGAATCCGATTCGCCCCCGTCCGCATCGAAGTCATAATCTTCGAGAGATCTTCGGTTAAAAACTCAATATCTAACTCCTCAAGCTGTTCAGCGATCGCCGGAACCGGCTGCGGATAGGCCTCTTGATAGCGAGACAATAAATCCACTAAATCCTGCACATAATCCATCGCAGGGGTGAGGTTGCCATAGATGAAACTGACCGGATTATTAATTTCATGGGCAATT
Coding sequences within:
- the dcm gene encoding DNA (cytosine-5-)-methyltransferase, which encodes MVRQMTLDLFAPIATSPPSTRTHFDFQFIDLFAGIGGFRIPLEALGGTCRGYAEIDKDAIATYTANFADDHDIPLGDITQLHVLPSDIDLLVGGVPCQAWSIAGRTLGFDDPRGRLWFDVCRLVAQSQPRSFLFENVKGLTEPRHRHSLDYIVYTLQNSGYVVYWTVLNSYDFGLPQDRDRLFLVGIRQDQAQAKTFSFQNLGAPSQRLCEVLPDLPHDIAPKRKFDPHVLFGHTIPAARGRFQFPDQLNDFFLFSDVRDGHTTIHSWDLIETTAKEKMICLALLQNRRKKKYGAKDGNPLALEHFQSLISDINSQDLEQLVTKKILRPVQDRFDFVNSRISTGIDGVARIFLPRAQAIGTLTARGSKDFVATQILPECEPPQFKQNFIDHIYRDRHFRSLTPHDYLLCQGFPETFQMHPNPAIAEKQFGNAVSVPVVYQVARTILQCLYP
- a CDS encoding TdeIII family type II restriction endonuclease, with amino-acid sequence MITHMMEGVLQNVARNPYWQQELQFILKGRGKMIPIQVTCDLWLRRGQDIVTFELKAPLPNSDQTKVTKEKLFKLYGIDQTPITSAFFALPYNPYGTRENYAWSMPKRWFDMSHDPVILMGSEFWDYIGGTGCYDVLITAVEELGDRYKTRIYHDILKRNPP
- the galE gene encoding UDP-glucose 4-epimerase GalE codes for the protein MAQTKPTILVTGGAGYIGSHAVLALQQAGYGVVVLDNLVYGHREIVEETLGGELIVGDTCDRALLDRLFQDHAIAAVIHFAAYAYVGESVTDPAKYYQNNVFGTLTLLDAMRAAGIKTFVFSSTCATYGIPEILPIPETHPQHPINPYGQTKLMVEAILDDYDRAYEFRSVRFRYFNAAGADPEGRLGEDHDPETHLIPLTLDAALGRRDAISIFGTDYPTPDGTCIRDYIHVTDLATAHVLGLEYLLNGGKTNVFNLGNGSGFSVREVIQTVKEVTGREFAVIEQERRPGDPPSLVGSCAKAQQTLQWQPQYGDLETIVRHAWRWHQQCHS
- a CDS encoding mucoidy inhibitor MuiA family protein, which codes for MNYPVLTQIRHVTVYPDCAQVTRQGAIALTGTERILIVPNLPTRLDPDSITVTGHGSAEVLLLGVELHRITPALPDSDAAAALTAQIQALEAQKRQHQAEREALQLQRRFLQNLSEQSAGTFAQELAQENVSLVKTERVLTFFREQYLAGQMELTELDEGDRTLDEQLHDLRQRLQQHQIAPPPESLQLWLTVDPFGSGDYHLEVSYRIDQVSWQPCYDLRWDSQNPHLNLSYLAKVQQNTGEPWPDVALTLSTAHPYPDSQLPSLEPWYVDLPLNPFVNLRSGRSRYQAATQELKPRPPTDGPAHLPELEEVEGITKVTLGIQGTATIPSTGLAETVTILNADLDVTWHLIALPPLSDQVYIALTAINPPDHVPLLAGNGNLFRDAMFIGTAAIAAVAPGETLPLQFGVDPTVEIQRTLSDRKVDKNLIGNRRRITYTYTLTLTNTAPHPQQIHLTDQLPVSRNDKLKVQLNRVKPKVDPDETGFLTWELELLPTTSQEITYQFSVEYPPDLTITGLES
- a CDS encoding tetratricopeptide repeat protein gives rise to the protein MAQRQYSGLALAGWVMILGLGIAPGAIAPTWAQSDDPAIEAEQDEEAELIHPLQRPITADPLLPERIRAAIQTEARKKKRDRDPNFTPPPLNAAEAIALETALDDLAQAGQVALDNDAPETAYELWFQELRLRRFLGPLAEIEALTRVGRLAWEQSRNGDVAAITERLSTIQTEANLDPIDPDAERDRDEPPPTPPDLTSPLIQPLAEAYEAVRSYPQAVLMYRYQLATLGADFDERQPVLENVARLHRDWFKFSEAIAIYQDLLTGARSQADLANEQVYLEELARLYDETDQWTEAIATKEDLFTAYLAKPLFVQKLAPLRLSIARNYAALGDGEQASEFYQQAFTLAWAAQQYAYASEALETLAALYTDYGQLNEAIALYREQLKAAQYAYDQYTMMQTYDRMAQLYRELKNYPQALSALQAGLEIANRLGHREAYFEEQLEIVAGESF
- a CDS encoding rhomboid family intramembrane serine protease — translated: MDLNQILVWMVCFSCVTFLLRAWRSHSNRGWAIVAGLILGIMSLLSLLAPPWAGFIGGGLWGSLILLPVFGLAQVHHRISQAQYRIARRIMTVIRWLHPLDGWWEQPVILRALEVGQQGQITQAIRMLNTQSRPDHPFNRHASALLLLMEARWHDLLHWIQVHVPERELIRNPQLILCFLRALGETGDLNGLVWSVTRYEPYLKQGNHCAPLQMARLMALAFGGQTAGVNQLLDQGLVAGRAEMKQFWRWTALGVTGEPVALKLSAWRDRTSDPTLKAAIAWRLHHPPAALAPSLTPASWQTLRRIETQISEELRYGRGLISHLHYPAYGTYTLLVINLVFFGLELTHGGSQNTAALDRLGALIPALVREGEWWRLITANFLHYGAVHLVTNMLGLVVLGPFVELKLGLGRYLWAYLGSGVGAMMVYTAIALQQGTEWQRLVGASAAIMGLLGVIVAILVRGWWQEGSAIARQRLRLFLGIIAVQMVVDGLIPEVSGLAHALGLIWGLALGIMLSVGSQDRR
- a CDS encoding sensor histidine kinase; this translates as MVRSRLEPDDQPAITVVKQYDPISSIACYPAQLNQVFFHLLVNAIDAIRSRLEQEPAIAPQITLTARQFDPDTLEIAIADNGIGINEQAQAHLFNPFFSNKPIGQGTGLGLSICYQIIHDTHQGEITVTSQPGQGAAFTIHLPTTLPLGEA